The DNA region TTCTGTGAATAAAGGTGTCGTCGCAGATTTAATTGAGAAGATGGAGAGTTATCAATTTGTTTGTGTTGCATTTGATGAAGTATATATTAGGAATTACAAATAAGTTATCATTTTCCCTATGACAAGGGGATCAAAATATTGTTCAAGTCGTGTCCTTGACTAGAAGTGTGAAATGTTGACTACAAGACTTCAGGGAAGATGGATGCAGATAATTTTGGAACAAGTTAACATATTTTATGAATTAAATATGATCCCAATACTTGATATGGAAAACAATATGCTAACTCGTGGTCATGGCAGGCGTAGAGGACAATTCATCATCAAATTTCATCATTATCatgtggatatttttttgtcaggtattatttcaaaaaaaaaatctatttttttattaaagagATTTTATTGATTATTAATGTTATCATGGTTGCAAATTTGAATATAAGGTTGTTGATTTAATTGTACAAGCAATGAATATTCATTTTTCAGAAGTTAATACGAAATTACTTAATTGCATAGTATGCCTTCATCCAAGAAATTCATTTTCTCAATTTGATATTCGCAAACTCATCCATCTTACTGATTTTTATCCCAAGAACTTCTTTGGTACtgattatttatttttagaataacTTATAAGTTACTTTTATAATTTGTGAGATGATCCTCAATTTTCTTCCATTGATGACTTTAGAGTTCTTGAGAAATTGGTTGAAactgaaaaatatttaattttcccaTTGGTTTATCGTATAATAGAGTTGGCATTAGTTTTATCAATTACAACTGCTTCTGTTAAACGAGTGTTTTCCATAATGAAGACTGATTTACATAATAAAATAGGAGATGAATAGATGAATGACAGTATAATTGTATACATTGAGAATGATCTTTTTTTCTACAATTGAAAATGAACATATATTACAACATTTTCAACAAATACAATCTCGTAAAATTCAACGGTCTTCTCTTGTACCGACTCATCGGCCATCGCAGACTCCTGTGCCAATAGACCAAGGTGTTTCTACTTTCTTCCCATGATAGATGAGGTGACCTCCTCCCCCTTCTTGACATCTCAATTCACCTTGTATTCTACCAGAATTTGTGGAGTTACGTTCCTGGCTGGAGTTATAAATTTGCTGGTCTATCTAACTAGCAGAAATGAAATTtacttgctaacttgttgaattAGTGATCATGGACTACCCCGATCTGAAACTGAAAggtagactcatctcaaactttCCTAAACTTCTAGATTTTTTCTTCTTGCAAGTTACATCAAATGTTCTCAATATTAATTTATCATGTTTTAGAAATTTGGCCGAGTATTAAGGACAAGAAAAAAGCTCTCGAGTTCTTGTTAGTCTCTTAGTAAACTATAAGAATATCATTTcaatcacatatatatatatctataacttACTATAAGCTGAGTGAAAAGGCTTCAATTTTAACTTTATcatatatttttatcatttttatcgTTAttgatgtaaaattttaattattaaatatatatatttagccGTATAAAAAAATATCTATATAATTCAGCCCTGTCCAAATTTCTTTTTTTCTGGTTCCGCCACTGCACGAAGGCAAAGGGAGCAGCTGGCTTAAGGTGCTTCCACTAAACCGCAGATACACTTGAGATGATCTGGAAAAGCGCACTAATTCAAATTCGATCAATTTAAATCATTTTTCTATCAAAAATCATGATTGGTACtcttaaaaaaacaaaattagtGACAAGTAGAAAATAGAACTATTACCTCAAGGAGAGTTCATATACCAGGACCATCGTTTCATGATTCATAGCATTTTGCAAGTCATTGAGTTCTCTGGTTCAATTAAGACTCTACCATCCATCCATCTCACTATTGTCTTCGCTGCCTCATTCTAATTTTTTCAAAGTTGCCAATTTCACTTGATCAGAATTATTGACGATTTGCTCCACTAATATGATCCGGAAGGAATCAAACATTATGCTTTAGTTGACACAATTGAAGATGTAATCGAAATGAGAGAAGACTTTAGTGTATAATCCAGAGACCACCATTCTCAGACCTTTTTGTTCGTGCTAGCAATTCTTTCTGCCATATCCTCCTTTGTCAGCCCCATCAGCTATTCCCTGTTACAGGCGACAGATCTGTTATAAAATTGTCAGAAGATAACCTGTAGCAACACCACAGCTAAACAATCAAATATTTCACTGCAATAGCAGAAGGAAATTAAGTGAAGTTCACCGATCCTCAGtatgcaaggaaaaatttcactGCTTTGCCATTTCCCAAAATGCGTTTTCCTATTTAGGTATTAAAGAGAGGACAAAGCTGATATATAGATTAATCCTTGATCAGTCTATCAAAATATTGTTTCATCAAAATTTACATGAAAAGACGAACCATCAAAAAAACTTTACAGGCATGCGGAAGAAGCATTCAAAAGGGAGAAAGAAAGCAGCATTAGCTAGTCAAATAAGAGCCGTCTCCTGACAGACTTTGGCAAGTTCTTATCCAGGTTAGTTGGCTTCTCTCTTTTGCCGCATGGTGAACTGTCTATGAATGAACCCTTCTCATGATCTTGAGCCACAGCCTTTGTAGAACGATAAAACCGCTTAATGCTAAGCTGGACCTCAGTCGATATAGGAGATGCCAATCTGATGGACGTTTCAACTTTGTTTTTACATCTGCTCTTCTGCAAATAATTGCAAAATTGAATATTACCATAATTCACCAAGTGTTTTCTATCCTACTATATTATGCTAAAAAAATGCCCTGAGCGATGAAAAAGTAACTATTAGTATTTTCTTTCAATGGTTTGAAAGTTGGAGAAGTAACAGTACCATAAATTACTTACTGATTATATCTGTCTCAAACCATACACTTGATGGATAAATGAaccttataaaagaaaaaatattgtaCTCCTAATCAGCAAAGTGGTTGGAGCATTTTGGAtcttaaatagaaaataaagaagTGATTGTTACACTTTAGGATCACTATAATGGTTGTCGGTTGTAATCATTAGCATTTCTAATTCATCCCCAAAAATACAAAACTATTATGGTAACTATTTTTGAATCTGGAGTATCTTATTACAGGATTTAAATGGTATGGTACAACTTAAAGAGGTGGTTACAAGAAGCAAAATATAGTTCATACCTTTAATTCCAAGAACCTATCAACCTCCTTCGGGAATGCAGCTCGTACGAGATCCATATTTTCATCCGTCAACAAAAAAAAACATCCATCATCTACTAGAATTGTTGGACCATCTGGCTCATCTAATAGATCAATTGACTCGTCAGATCCAGGTGACTGAAGTGGGAGTAGTTCGGCTTGTTCATTAGAAACAGAATGGATAGTACAAATAGCATCTCTCATCCATTTGATTAAGTAGAAAGGATGACCGTGCTTGATCTTCTGTTGCATAATTGAGTGAAATTTATACTGGTCATTCAAAAGTAAGTTATCATTTTGAGTAGAGGCTATTTCTCTCAAGTAAATAGTACATAGCAAAGGAAGCATCTTCTGGCGTATATAAGAGGGTTCCCAGTTCTGGTGAAAActtaagaagtcaaccagatgcTCAACTTTAGGCTTATCCCATTTGAGCATTAGGCCATCTTTCCCTACAGATAAGTTGCAAATCTAAGCAAGAAAGATTTGTCGGAAAATAAGGACGTTGAAAAAGATCTACACATAAAATAATATGAGAGAGAAAAGATGATTCAATGATAGGAATCATTATTTGTTACTATTTTGGTTACATCAACAAAGTTCATTAGGTTCAGTGCCAAATATCTAATGTCTCTCGAACTAATAAAATCCAATTAATAAAATTGAACAAATTTTCAGTGAGTCCTTGTCATCTGAAAATCATAAAACAACCAAATAAATGGGCAGCTTCACAGAATACAATACATCCACTTCATTTTTTTTCTGAACAGGAAAAGTTTTATCcaagataaattaataaagtAATATCCATTTAAACTTCTCAAACTTTTCAATCTCTTCCTAAATATTTCCAGTAACCCATCCATCTAcaagataattgaaaattttgcaaCACTTACCATCAAAATACCCATAGCTATCATTTAAATATAATGCAATGATCTCATTGTTTGGGAACTTAGGCATAGCAGCAATAGATTTTTGCATTTTAACTTGCCATTTTTCATGTCTTTGATGCTCCTTGAGTTTGTGCGCCTGCCATTACAAACAAAGTTACATAATTAGTCAAAAGAAGGGCGAGGAGGCAGAAACACAAGGAGACAGATAAATAGCAATACTTTTCCACTGATAGAGTGCTCTTGAGATAAAATCGACAAATAATTAACAGAACTACATCAAGATAATAGATAAAATAGAACCAattaatataagaaagataatagAACCAAAGAGCTTCTCATATGTACAATCAATtaataaaagaaatataataGACAAAATATAAAGGAATTCAGATGCTAAATGTACCTCATCACAACTGGAGCATGTGCATTTGAAGCCAGATGGCTTTTTCATGCATGTATGTGAACCATTCATGACACACTGCTTACAAGCAATCTTGATATGAACACTTTTTCTGCCTGGATGACCACAATGTGTGCAGTGTGGGGATTTAACAGTCATAGAAAACATAGTTGAACTGGTTGCAATTCCATTTTCTATATCTAGATCTCCCTTCCCTATCATGGATAACCTACAAAACATGTTGAAATTAGCTTTTAGAACAATAGCTTGGAACAACAACAGCATCCACGAACCT from Zingiber officinale cultivar Zhangliang chromosome 4B, Zo_v1.1, whole genome shotgun sequence includes:
- the LOC121976378 gene encoding flap endonuclease GEN-like 1; translated protein: MGVGGSFWDLLKPYARNEGIDFLREKRVAVDLSYWIVQHDAVIRRRKPNARNPHLRNTFFRTVALFSKMGAYPVFVVDGEPSPLKSQARIERFFRMSGLDPSELPKPVEGEGEVTPVRQRNRFFTKYVRECMELLKLLGMPVIEAHCEAEALSAQLNREGQVDACITADSDAFLFGAKCIIKGLSSNSKEPFECYNISDIEAGLGLKRKQLIAIALLVGNDHDLHGVPGFGVDNAVRFVRLYSDDEILDRLSMIGKGDLDIENGIATSSTMFSMTVKSPHCTHCGHPGRKSVHIKIACKQCVMNGSHTCMKKPSGFKCTCSSCDEAHKLKEHQRHEKWQVKMQKSIAAMPKFPNNEIIALYLNDSYGYFDGKDGLMLKWDKPKVEHLVDFLSFHQNWEPSYIRQKMLPLLCTIYLREIASTQNDNLLLNDQYKFHSIMQQKIKHGHPFYLIKWMRDAICTIHSVSNEQAELLPLQSPGSDESIDLLDEPDGPTILVDDGCFFLLTDENMDLVRAAFPKEVDRFLELKKSRCKNKVETSIRLASPISTEVQLSIKRFYRSTKAVAQDHEKGSFIDSSPCGKREKPTNLDKNLPKSVRRRLLFD